A genomic region of Staphylococcus roterodami contains the following coding sequences:
- a CDS encoding MFS transporter translates to MSDTKIVTLIGFLTMFIVGVSDLIVVGMLNEMSKEFHVSNALIGQLVTLYAVAFSILSPILTKATSHINDKKLLVSCLILFIIFSMLTTVMTNYFFLCIVRIIMAGIASLITVKLMSTGANIVPEEYKASVIANIYVGFSAANILGIPIGTLIASHYNWKIPFYIITIITFLCLLGVMLFIPNKSHYSVTNQSKYQLVNFRGILIMLSFLLIMMISNSMLFTYIEPLVKSKGHSIWIVSLCLFFSGVAGVLGSKLGNNLAEKKGYRIAGNIIIIVYIISITVILFTGQNVILLILSIFTWNLFHWGTNPTVQYALLKFLKGDPSQILSYDISILNLGIGLGSLIGGILFSIDNQFNLSIVVAILLAMVSSILLKIAVHSETTTK, encoded by the coding sequence ATGTCAGATACTAAAATTGTAACTTTGATTGGTTTTTTGACAATGTTTATTGTTGGTGTTTCAGACTTGATTGTTGTAGGAATGTTAAATGAAATGAGTAAAGAATTCCATGTAAGTAATGCCTTAATAGGTCAGCTGGTAACATTGTATGCTGTTGCTTTTTCAATTTTAAGCCCTATTTTAACAAAAGCAACTAGTCATATTAATGATAAAAAATTATTAGTGTCCTGTTTAATACTTTTTATTATTTTTAGTATGCTCACAACTGTAATGACTAATTATTTCTTCCTATGTATTGTTAGAATCATTATGGCAGGCATTGCTTCATTAATCACTGTGAAATTAATGTCTACTGGGGCAAATATTGTTCCAGAAGAATACAAAGCATCAGTTATCGCTAACATATACGTAGGCTTTAGTGCAGCAAATATACTAGGTATACCTATAGGAACATTAATTGCTTCACATTACAATTGGAAGATTCCGTTTTATATCATTACAATCATCACCTTTTTATGTCTTTTAGGTGTAATGCTATTTATTCCGAATAAATCACATTATAGTGTTACTAATCAATCTAAATACCAATTAGTAAATTTCAGAGGCATATTAATCATGTTGAGCTTTTTATTAATCATGATGATTTCTAATAGCATGTTGTTTACATATATAGAGCCTTTAGTTAAAAGTAAAGGTCATAGCATCTGGATAGTAAGTTTATGTTTATTTTTCTCAGGTGTAGCAGGTGTTCTAGGTTCAAAATTAGGAAATAATTTAGCTGAAAAGAAAGGCTACCGGATTGCGGGAAATATAATTATAATTGTCTATATTATTTCTATTACGGTCATCTTATTTACTGGACAAAATGTCATACTTTTAATTTTGTCTATATTTACATGGAATTTATTTCATTGGGGAACAAATCCAACAGTACAGTATGCTTTACTTAAATTTTTAAAAGGCGATCCAAGTCAAATATTGAGCTATGATATTTCGATATTAAATTTAGGAATCGGATTAGGATCATTAATTGGTGGTATATTATTCTCTATCGATAATCAGTTCAACTTATCAATTGTTGTTGCTATTTTATTGGCAATGGTTTCATCTATCTTATTAAAAATAGCTGTTCATAGCGAAACAACAACTAAGTAA
- a CDS encoding HAD family hydrolase, whose amino-acid sequence MYKNIIFDFDGTIADSKTCSVIATKKAFNDYGLNIPSDEQIEYYMGIPIEESFNLMSTIKLNDKELTELMTLFRENYKETEEQHLKIYDDMQEQLKTLHQNHKLFVVSSKKSNVLERNLAKLGVDNLFVEVIGSDKVMKYKPSPDGIIYILQKYDLQKKDTIYVGDAAFDIKMAKNAEIDSCAVTWGSHSIEVLKAENPNFIINNVKELNFEE is encoded by the coding sequence TTGTATAAAAATATTATATTTGATTTTGATGGTACTATCGCTGATTCAAAAACATGTAGTGTAATCGCTACTAAAAAGGCATTTAACGACTATGGATTGAATATACCAAGCGATGAACAAATAGAATATTATATGGGGATTCCAATTGAAGAGTCTTTTAATTTAATGAGTACTATAAAGCTGAATGACAAAGAACTTACAGAACTAATGACATTGTTTAGAGAAAATTACAAAGAAACAGAAGAACAACATTTAAAAATTTATGATGACATGCAAGAACAGCTCAAAACACTTCATCAAAACCATAAGTTATTCGTTGTTTCTAGTAAAAAATCAAATGTGTTAGAAAGAAATTTGGCTAAATTAGGCGTGGATAATCTATTTGTTGAAGTTATTGGTTCAGATAAAGTAATGAAATACAAACCCTCTCCTGATGGCATTATATATATTTTACAAAAATATGATTTACAGAAGAAAGACACTATTTATGTTGGAGATGCTGCTTTTGATATTAAAATGGCTAAAAATGCAGAGATTGATTCTTGTGCTGTAACTTGGGGAAGTCATAGTATTGAAGTATTAAAAGCGGAAAATCCCAATTTTATAATTAATAATGTTAAAGAACTTAATTTTGAGGAGTAA